One Streptococcus gallolyticus subsp. gallolyticus DSM 16831 DNA window includes the following coding sequences:
- a CDS encoding DUF4651 domain-containing protein, with product MRNKKRNLLSRFSLVGVGGVIILGTILKKQREEKRQEKIKQAIRDYFSRFDNISVLYANAFESDKERTTGGLVLEDGRTFQFVYQNGEISYEEEKND from the coding sequence ATGAGAAACAAAAAAAGAAACTTACTGTCACGTTTTAGCTTAGTGGGAGTTGGTGGTGTCATCATTTTGGGAACAATCCTAAAAAAACAACGCGAAGAAAAGCGACAAGAAAAGATTAAGCAAGCCATTCGTGATTATTTTAGTCGATTTGACAATATCTCGGTGCTTTATGCGAATGCTTTTGAATCTGATAAGGAGAGAACGACTGGTGGTCTTGTTTTAGAGGACGGTCGGACGTTTCAATTTGTTTACCAAAATGGTGAGATTAGCTATGAGGAGGAGAAAAATGATTAG